One Aquamicrobium sp. genomic region harbors:
- a CDS encoding sorbosone dehydrogenase family protein — protein sequence MSRSLPLLALAGTALALAGCGEADDFDTSRQVGPEPVLPAPSRNLVPDLKVAEVVGWQEGQTPTVPDGLVVTAYARDLANPRTVHTLPNGDVLVVQSKAPPDKPLNRPKDVIRGWIMAMAAGDAGGDKETNLITLLRDTDRNGEVDERVDLLTGLTSPFGVAWHDGTLYVAAADAVLSYPYELGATEITAEPTILAPLPGGPINHHWTKDLALSPDGRTLYASVGSNSNAGERGLEAEKGRAAIWQVDRETGASKVFASGLRNPNGLNIHPETGELWTVVNERDELGPDLVPDYMTSVQEGGFYGWPWSYYGQHVDERVYPPRPDLVETAISPDYALSSHVAALGLAFTNDSAMPEAFASGAFVGNRGSWNRKAFNGYKVIFVPFTDGRPSGPAQDVVTGFLDGDQARGRPVGLAIDGTGALLIADDAGNTVWRVANADGSVTPEPIPTDRVEETATPLDGAAGESAPALAPVPDGDTTEPPQTDIAPAISPEDGAAPPEEEAE from the coding sequence ATGTCTAGATCGCTACCCCTCCTCGCCCTTGCGGGCACGGCCCTCGCACTGGCCGGCTGCGGCGAAGCCGACGATTTTGACACCAGCCGGCAGGTCGGCCCCGAACCCGTGCTTCCCGCCCCCTCCCGAAACCTCGTGCCCGACCTCAAGGTCGCCGAGGTGGTGGGCTGGCAGGAAGGGCAGACGCCGACCGTGCCCGACGGCCTCGTCGTCACGGCCTATGCGCGAGACCTCGCCAACCCGCGCACCGTCCACACGCTGCCCAACGGCGACGTGCTCGTGGTGCAGTCCAAGGCGCCGCCCGACAAGCCGCTCAACCGGCCGAAGGACGTGATCCGGGGCTGGATCATGGCGATGGCGGCAGGCGACGCCGGCGGGGACAAGGAAACCAACCTCATCACCCTGCTGCGCGACACCGACCGCAACGGCGAGGTCGACGAGCGCGTCGACCTCCTGACCGGGCTGACCTCGCCGTTCGGCGTCGCCTGGCACGACGGCACGCTCTATGTCGCGGCCGCGGATGCGGTCCTGAGCTATCCTTACGAGCTCGGCGCGACGGAGATCACAGCCGAGCCGACGATCCTCGCCCCGCTTCCCGGCGGGCCGATCAACCACCACTGGACCAAGGACCTCGCGCTCAGCCCGGACGGGCGCACCCTCTACGCCTCGGTCGGCTCCAATTCCAACGCCGGCGAGCGTGGTCTCGAGGCGGAGAAGGGGCGCGCGGCGATCTGGCAGGTCGATCGCGAGACGGGCGCGTCCAAGGTGTTCGCCTCGGGCCTGCGCAACCCGAACGGCCTCAACATCCACCCTGAGACGGGTGAATTGTGGACCGTCGTCAACGAGCGCGACGAGCTCGGCCCGGACCTCGTGCCCGACTACATGACCTCGGTGCAGGAAGGCGGCTTCTACGGCTGGCCGTGGAGCTATTACGGCCAGCATGTCGACGAGCGGGTCTATCCCCCGCGCCCCGACCTCGTCGAGACCGCCATCTCCCCCGACTATGCGCTGTCCAGCCACGTTGCGGCGCTCGGGCTCGCCTTCACCAACGATTCCGCCATGCCCGAGGCGTTCGCCAGCGGCGCGTTCGTCGGCAATCGCGGCAGCTGGAACCGCAAGGCCTTCAACGGCTACAAGGTGATCTTCGTCCCGTTCACGGACGGGCGGCCTTCGGGGCCGGCGCAGGACGTCGTCACCGGCTTCCTCGACGGCGACCAGGCGCGCGGCCGTCCCGTTGGCCTCGCCATCGACGGAACGGGGGCGCTGCTGATCGCAGACGATGCCGGCAACACCGTCTGGCGCGTCGCCAACGCAGACGGCTCGGTGACGCCCGAGCCCATCCCGACCGACCGGGTGGAGGAAACCGCAACGCCCCTCGACGGCGCGGCCGGCGAAAGCGCCCCGGCCCTCGCCCCCGTGCCGGACGGCGACACCACTGAGCCGCCGCAGACCGACATCGCCCCGGCGATCTCCCCCGAGGACGGCGCCGCACCACCGGAGGAGGAGGCGGAATGA
- a CDS encoding DUF2231 domain-containing protein, which produces MSYTYAPSARVRAADSTYRILSAFPIAAFTLTVVTDIAYWQTANLQWLHFSEWLLFAGIVFAGLAGLVRLLGGIRFPWPYYVAGLVVLVLATLNNFIHTADGITAVMPYGLTVSVLTVIAMCVTAFFGRIGVRHV; this is translated from the coding sequence ATGAGCTACACCTACGCGCCATCCGCCCGCGTCAGAGCGGCGGATTCGACCTACCGCATATTGTCCGCTTTTCCGATAGCGGCGTTCACGCTGACCGTCGTGACCGACATAGCCTACTGGCAGACCGCGAACCTCCAGTGGCTGCACTTCTCCGAATGGCTGCTGTTCGCGGGCATCGTGTTCGCCGGCCTCGCCGGCCTCGTCCGGCTGCTCGGCGGGATACGCTTCCCCTGGCCCTACTATGTCGCGGGGCTCGTCGTCCTCGTGCTCGCTACCCTCAACAATTTCATCCACACCGCAGACGGCATAACCGCCGTCATGCCCTATGGCCTGACGGTCTCCGTGCTCACCGTGATCGCGATGTGCGTGACAGCCTTCTTCGGCCGGATCGGAGTGCGTCATGTCTAG
- a CDS encoding NAD(P)/FAD-dependent oxidoreductase, whose translation MRKLDLRTGTPVWKTYRSRRVAEARLTRDLSTDVLIVGMGISGAMTADLLTEAGHDVVMLDRRGPSLGSTPATTALVQFEVDVPLTRLRRMIGAEKATRAWRRARLAVANLRGRIEELQISCRMADRPTLYLAGNVLSGGDLRQEAQMRAAAGLSARYLTAGALQSGFGIARDGAILSDGNLALDPVKLTTGLLSHASARGARLFAPEEAVEIGYRRGSVEVATRSGHRIEARHVVLATGYELMDAVRNDRHEIISTFAIATRRQPKDRLWPGEALIWEASDPYLYLRTTHDGRVICGGEDEEFEDEARRDALIPQKVKRIADKLGKLLPAVDPTPDFAWAGSFGTTRTGLPLIGAVPGRPRIFALMGYGGNGITFSRIAAELIRTALAGHEDADADLFAL comes from the coding sequence ATGCGCAAGCTTGACCTGCGGACCGGAACGCCGGTGTGGAAGACCTATCGCTCCCGTCGCGTCGCGGAGGCGCGGCTGACGCGCGATCTTAGTACGGATGTGCTCATCGTCGGCATGGGCATATCCGGGGCGATGACGGCCGACCTGCTGACGGAAGCCGGCCACGACGTCGTCATGCTCGACCGGCGCGGCCCCTCGCTCGGCTCGACGCCGGCCACGACCGCGCTGGTGCAGTTCGAGGTCGACGTGCCGCTCACCCGGCTGCGGCGGATGATCGGGGCCGAGAAGGCGACGCGCGCGTGGCGGCGCGCAAGGCTGGCCGTGGCCAATCTGCGCGGGCGTATCGAGGAATTGCAGATCTCCTGCCGGATGGCCGACAGGCCGACGCTCTACCTTGCCGGCAACGTGCTCAGCGGCGGCGATCTCAGGCAGGAGGCGCAGATGCGCGCAGCCGCCGGGCTTTCCGCGCGCTATCTGACGGCCGGCGCGCTGCAATCCGGCTTCGGCATCGCGCGCGACGGCGCGATCCTGTCGGACGGCAACCTCGCGCTCGACCCGGTGAAGCTGACGACGGGCCTGCTTTCGCATGCGAGCGCGCGCGGGGCGCGCCTGTTCGCGCCGGAGGAGGCGGTCGAGATCGGTTATCGCCGCGGCTCCGTCGAGGTCGCGACCCGGTCCGGCCACCGGATCGAGGCCCGCCATGTCGTGCTCGCGACCGGCTACGAGCTGATGGACGCGGTCAGGAACGACCGCCACGAGATCATATCCACCTTCGCGATCGCCACGCGCCGCCAGCCGAAGGACAGGCTCTGGCCGGGCGAGGCGCTGATCTGGGAAGCCTCCGATCCCTACCTTTACCTGCGCACCACCCATGACGGGCGCGTCATCTGCGGCGGCGAGGACGAGGAGTTCGAGGACGAGGCGAGGCGCGACGCCCTGATCCCGCAGAAGGTGAAGCGCATCGCCGACAAGCTCGGCAAGCTGCTTCCCGCGGTCGACCCGACGCCAGACTTCGCCTGGGCCGGCAGCTTCGGCACGACGCGGACGGGCCTGCCGCTGATCGGCGCGGTGCCCGGCAGGCCGCGGATCTTCGCCCTGATGGGCTATGGCGGCAACGGCATCACCTTCTCGCGCATCGCCGCCGAGCTGATCCGCACCGCGCTCGCCGGTCACGAAGACGCGGACGCCGACCTGTTCGCACTTTAG
- a CDS encoding UDP-glucose/GDP-mannose dehydrogenase family protein, translating to MKTTIFGIGYVGLVQAAALAEAGHEVICVDVDADRIRRLKQGEIPIFEPGLEDLVKRNVAAGRLRFTTEAAEGVGHSEVQFIAVGTPPDEDGSADLKYVFAVAETIARHMNGHRIFVTKSTVPVGTADLVRARLSEALAARGREDLSFDVASNPEFLKEGSAVADFMKPDRIILGTSNARTEQVLRELYAPFNRNHEKIIVMDARSAELTKYAANCMLATKISFMNEMANLADRLGADIEDVRRGIGSDPRIGYHFIYPGAGYGGSCFPKDIQALIRTADGIGFDARVLKAVEARNREQKQFLFRKIAQYFDGDLAGRTFALWGLAFKPNTDDMRDAPSRTLMEALWEAGASVRAFDPEAMNECRRIYGARDDLVLVDSREAALTGADALVIVTEWRGFQAPDFERVRTTLKVPVIFDGRNLYDPETVSDHGIHYLGVGRSTPQQKS from the coding sequence GTGAAGACAACCATCTTTGGCATCGGCTATGTCGGTCTCGTGCAAGCGGCGGCGCTGGCCGAGGCGGGGCACGAAGTGATCTGCGTCGATGTCGACGCCGACAGGATACGGCGGCTGAAACAGGGCGAGATCCCGATCTTCGAGCCCGGGCTGGAGGATCTCGTCAAAAGGAACGTCGCCGCGGGCCGGCTGCGTTTCACCACCGAGGCGGCCGAGGGCGTCGGGCACAGCGAGGTCCAGTTCATCGCCGTCGGCACCCCGCCCGACGAGGACGGATCGGCCGACCTCAAATATGTCTTCGCTGTCGCCGAGACGATCGCCCGGCACATGAACGGCCACCGCATCTTCGTCACCAAGTCGACCGTGCCGGTCGGCACGGCCGACCTCGTGCGGGCGCGGCTGTCGGAGGCGCTTGCCGCGCGCGGCCGCGAGGACCTGAGCTTCGACGTGGCGTCCAATCCCGAATTCCTGAAGGAGGGCTCGGCCGTCGCGGATTTCATGAAGCCCGACCGCATCATCCTCGGCACCTCGAACGCAAGGACCGAGCAGGTGCTGCGCGAGCTCTACGCCCCGTTCAACCGCAACCATGAGAAGATCATCGTCATGGACGCGCGCTCGGCCGAGCTGACGAAGTACGCGGCCAACTGCATGCTCGCCACCAAGATCAGCTTCATGAACGAGATGGCCAATCTGGCCGACAGGCTCGGCGCCGACATCGAGGACGTCCGGCGCGGCATCGGCAGCGATCCGCGCATCGGCTATCATTTCATCTATCCCGGCGCGGGCTATGGCGGTTCGTGCTTTCCCAAGGACATCCAGGCCCTGATCCGCACCGCCGACGGCATCGGCTTCGACGCCAGGGTGCTGAAGGCGGTGGAAGCGCGCAACAGGGAGCAGAAGCAGTTCCTGTTCCGCAAGATCGCGCAGTATTTCGACGGCGATCTGGCGGGACGGACCTTCGCCCTGTGGGGCCTCGCCTTCAAGCCCAACACCGACGACATGCGCGACGCCCCGTCGCGCACGCTCATGGAAGCCCTTTGGGAGGCCGGCGCCAGCGTGCGCGCCTTCGACCCCGAAGCCATGAACGAATGCAGGCGCATCTACGGCGCGCGCGACGACCTCGTCCTCGTCGACAGCCGGGAAGCCGCGCTGACCGGAGCGGACGCGCTGGTGATCGTGACGGAATGGCGCGGCTTCCAGGCGCCCGACTTCGAGCGCGTCAGGACGACGCTCAAGGTCCCCGTCATCTTCGACGGCCGCAACCTCTACGACCCCGAGACGGTGTCGGACCACGGCATCCACTACCTCGGCGTCGGCCGCTCGACACCTCAGCAGAAGTCATGA
- a CDS encoding glycosyltransferase family 2 protein, with amino-acid sequence MHGRSERYPAWRRYRRTIAVNVNPGALFRTCARASRHENGNVQLDRGGRELTVYVAALTRRRSRMLQELLLSWSRMAIPERCRVTCLIVENDTSELSKPVVDELRPRFDHAELDYVLEPNLGIPFGRNRAAREAIAGKADLLLFVDDDEVVAEDWLVRMIAGYRSSRARLMGAPLRARMPTEPLSYLQRKMFSNIDFRYRHKENRAKRRADLNSTRRVTVVTNNWLAETSLFTDHDIWFDEGMRFTGGTDAKFYSDACKAGIATGWVADAFVYETISPDRLSFRYQYQRARDQSNTHMSRKNLPWHSAAFHAVLGSFVKIPPCALLFLAIPLTGGKTALNAARTLGWIAGRLGYVFGTKSSLYFDVTGN; translated from the coding sequence GTGCATGGGCGATCCGAGCGATATCCGGCATGGCGACGATATCGCCGGACGATCGCAGTGAACGTCAACCCGGGGGCCCTCTTCAGGACGTGCGCCCGGGCTTCAAGGCATGAAAACGGGAATGTCCAGTTGGATCGGGGTGGTCGGGAACTGACGGTTTATGTAGCGGCCTTGACGCGCAGAAGGTCGAGGATGCTGCAGGAGCTGCTGCTGTCGTGGTCGAGGATGGCGATCCCCGAACGGTGCCGCGTCACCTGCCTGATCGTCGAGAACGACACGTCCGAGCTGTCGAAGCCGGTCGTGGACGAGCTTCGCCCCCGCTTCGACCATGCCGAACTCGATTATGTGCTCGAGCCCAATCTGGGCATACCCTTCGGCCGGAACCGCGCTGCACGGGAAGCGATCGCCGGAAAGGCCGACCTGCTGCTTTTCGTCGACGACGACGAGGTCGTGGCCGAGGACTGGCTGGTGCGGATGATCGCCGGCTACCGCAGCAGCAGGGCCCGTCTCATGGGCGCTCCCCTGCGGGCAAGAATGCCGACGGAGCCCCTCTCCTACCTTCAGCGCAAGATGTTCTCCAACATCGATTTCCGCTACAGGCACAAGGAAAACAGGGCGAAGAGGAGAGCCGACCTGAACTCGACCAGGCGCGTCACCGTCGTCACCAACAACTGGCTCGCCGAAACGTCCCTTTTCACGGACCACGACATATGGTTCGATGAAGGCATGAGGTTCACCGGCGGAACGGACGCGAAGTTCTATTCCGACGCCTGCAAGGCCGGCATAGCGACGGGCTGGGTGGCGGACGCCTTCGTCTACGAGACGATATCGCCCGACCGGCTGAGCTTCAGATACCAGTACCAGCGCGCCCGCGACCAGTCGAACACGCATATGAGCAGGAAGAACCTGCCCTGGCACAGCGCGGCCTTTCACGCGGTGCTCGGATCGTTCGTCAAGATTCCACCCTGCGCGCTTCTCTTCCTCGCCATACCGTTGACCGGCGGCAAGACCGCGCTGAACGCCGCGCGGACGCTGGGCTGGATCGCCGGCCGCCTCGGCTATGTCTTCGGGACGAAATCTTCCTTGTATTTTGATGTGACCGGCAATTAG
- a CDS encoding glycosyl transferase, which produces MSLVKQVVAINWGTKYGPRFINRLYAMVERNITPPFTFTCFTDNREGIRPEVLCEDLPPIDAKMPVNSKGIWQKSRLWGPRLGTLEGPVLFLDLDVVVVGSLDPFFSVGTPDQVILARNPVRPLERLGQTSVYRFPVGKLVPLQEAFRADPQGIADRYEYEQRFVTRNAPGGVAFFPNAWVRHFRHHCKPPFPLNFFMTARLPKDARIVIFPGGFHPEHAIAGGSRQKPGRGIRDYLAGIGQRSKRQSAFAYLRSFTKPVRWVEKHWRE; this is translated from the coding sequence ATGAGCCTTGTTAAGCAGGTTGTCGCCATCAATTGGGGAACGAAGTACGGCCCGCGCTTCATCAATCGCCTCTATGCGATGGTCGAGCGCAACATCACGCCGCCCTTCACCTTCACCTGCTTCACCGACAACCGCGAGGGCATCAGGCCCGAGGTGCTGTGCGAGGACCTGCCGCCGATCGACGCCAAGATGCCGGTCAACTCCAAGGGAATCTGGCAGAAATCGCGACTGTGGGGACCACGCCTCGGGACGCTGGAAGGGCCGGTGCTGTTCCTCGACCTCGACGTCGTGGTCGTCGGGAGCCTCGACCCGTTCTTTTCGGTCGGAACGCCCGATCAGGTTATACTGGCCCGCAACCCCGTGCGGCCGCTCGAGCGGCTCGGGCAAACCTCGGTCTACCGCTTTCCGGTGGGCAAGCTCGTTCCGCTGCAGGAGGCATTTCGCGCTGATCCTCAAGGAATCGCCGACCGCTACGAGTACGAGCAGCGGTTCGTGACGCGCAACGCGCCGGGAGGCGTGGCGTTCTTCCCCAACGCATGGGTGCGCCATTTCCGCCATCACTGCAAGCCGCCCTTCCCCTTGAACTTCTTCATGACAGCTCGTCTGCCGAAGGATGCGCGCATCGTCATCTTCCCCGGCGGCTTCCATCCCGAGCATGCCATTGCCGGCGGCTCGCGGCAGAAGCCGGGGCGCGGCATTCGCGACTATCTGGCCGGGATCGGACAGCGGTCGAAGAGGCAGTCGGCCTTCGCCTATCTGCGCAGCTTCACGAAACCTGTTCGATGGGTCGAAAAACACTGGCGGGAATAA
- a CDS encoding sulfotransferase, giving the protein MASILRSLLRSSVRPEQLRDRTFVIGLGAMKGGTTWLSTYLGGLPQFLHSPVKEMNFFNQLRDNPFKGRDESYRALQMEALVLDKPFRRPRHWDKLRALAQLGRLATIDDYLSYFAERIGRQTHFGEISPAYSHLPPETLRDIAGMTKDVRFLFMMRDPAKRAASHIRHQRRRRQAGVPIDTLVEQVSEGSRVWMRSDYGYTADSLKEAGMLDRTRFLYYETLFRPETMRDLCDWLNLDYRKPDVDKRMNAGRGEDLTEQQLRRLRERLDPLYRDLEARGFKAEAPGWWWS; this is encoded by the coding sequence ATGGCATCAATTCTCCGATCCCTTCTGCGTTCCTCGGTTCGGCCGGAGCAATTGCGCGACCGCACCTTCGTCATCGGCCTCGGGGCGATGAAAGGAGGAACGACGTGGCTGTCCACCTATCTCGGTGGACTGCCTCAGTTCCTGCACTCGCCCGTCAAGGAGATGAATTTCTTCAACCAGCTTCGCGACAACCCCTTCAAGGGCCGGGACGAGAGTTACCGTGCCTTGCAGATGGAGGCCCTTGTCCTCGACAAGCCGTTCAGGAGGCCCCGTCACTGGGATAAGTTGCGCGCGCTGGCACAGCTGGGCCGGCTGGCCACGATCGACGACTATCTTTCCTATTTCGCCGAACGGATAGGGCGGCAAACGCATTTCGGCGAGATTTCGCCGGCCTATTCGCACCTGCCGCCGGAAACCTTGCGCGACATCGCCGGGATGACGAAGGATGTCCGTTTCCTGTTCATGATGCGCGACCCTGCCAAGCGGGCGGCCTCGCATATCCGCCACCAGCGCCGCCGCAGGCAGGCCGGCGTGCCGATCGACACGCTTGTGGAACAGGTAAGCGAGGGCAGCCGGGTCTGGATGCGCTCGGACTACGGCTACACGGCGGATTCCCTGAAAGAGGCCGGGATGCTCGACCGGACCCGGTTCCTCTATTACGAGACCCTGTTCCGGCCCGAGACGATGCGCGATCTGTGCGACTGGCTGAACCTCGACTATCGCAAGCCCGACGTCGACAAGCGCATGAACGCCGGCCGTGGGGAAGACCTGACCGAGCAGCAGCTGCGGAGATTGCGCGAGCGGCTGGACCCGCTCTATCGCGACCTCGAGGCGCGCGGCTTCAAGGCCGAGGCGCCGGGATGGTGGTGGAGCTGA
- the cysD gene encoding sulfate adenylyltransferase subunit CysD: MAPRLTHLQKLEAESIHIFREVAASFSRPVMLYSIGKDSSVLMHLAFKAFYPAKPPFPFLHVDTTWKFREMIAFRDAMAARLGFDLIVHINEDGVRDGISPFRHGSNAHTHVMKTVALRQALDKYRFDAAFGGARRDEEKSRAKERIFSFRNASHAWDPKNQRPEMWNIYNTRIADGESIRVFPLSNWTELDIWQYILQENIPIVPLYLARPRPVVERGGMLILKDDERMQLLPGEEVVERRVRFRTLGCYPLTGAIESDADTLEAIVGEMLTARTSERQGRLIDRDESSSMEKKKREGYF, encoded by the coding sequence ATGGCGCCGCGATTGACCCATCTCCAGAAGCTGGAGGCGGAATCCATCCATATCTTCAGGGAGGTGGCAGCGAGCTTCTCCCGACCGGTCATGCTCTATTCGATCGGCAAGGATTCGTCCGTGCTGATGCATCTCGCCTTCAAGGCGTTCTATCCGGCCAAGCCCCCCTTTCCCTTCCTCCATGTCGACACGACGTGGAAGTTCCGCGAGATGATCGCGTTCCGCGACGCGATGGCGGCCCGGCTCGGCTTCGACCTGATCGTCCACATCAACGAGGACGGCGTGCGCGACGGCATCAGCCCGTTCCGGCACGGCTCCAACGCCCACACCCATGTCATGAAGACCGTGGCGCTTCGCCAGGCGCTCGACAAGTACCGCTTCGACGCGGCCTTCGGCGGCGCGCGGCGCGACGAGGAGAAGTCGCGCGCCAAGGAGCGCATCTTCTCCTTCCGCAACGCCAGCCACGCCTGGGATCCCAAGAACCAGCGCCCGGAGATGTGGAACATCTACAACACCCGCATCGCCGACGGGGAATCGATCCGGGTCTTTCCCCTGTCCAACTGGACCGAGCTCGACATCTGGCAGTACATCCTCCAGGAAAACATCCCCATCGTTCCGCTCTATCTGGCGAGGCCCCGCCCGGTCGTCGAGCGCGGCGGCATGCTCATCCTGAAGGACGACGAGCGCATGCAGCTCCTGCCGGGCGAAGAGGTGGTCGAGCGCCGGGTGCGGTTCCGCACGCTGGGCTGCTACCCGCTGACCGGCGCCATCGAATCCGACGCCGACACGCTCGAGGCCATCGTCGGCGAGATGCTGACGGCGCGCACCTCGGAGCGGCAGGGTCGGCTCATCGACCGCGACGAATCCAGCTCCATGGAAAAGAAGAAGCGCGAGGGGTATTTTTGA
- the cysN gene encoding sulfate adenylyltransferase subunit CysN: protein MPEKREGETSGREDIADVRAYLAAQENKSLLRFLTCGSVDDGKSTLIGRLLADTRQIFEDQLAALAHDSRRHGTTGDEVDFALLVDGLEAEREQGITIDVAYRFFATPARKFIVADTPGHEQYTRNMATGASTADLAIVLIDARQGVLRQTRRHTVIASLLGIRHIVLAVNKIDLVGFDRGVFDRIVADYCAFADGLGFSSIQPVPLSARYGDNVCDRSQRTPWYDGPTLLSHLETVPVDAEAAALPFRFPVQYVSRPDLDFRGFAGTIASGTVAPGDGVVVAKSGLASRVRRIVTHDGDLDVAVAGQAVTLVLEDEVEVARGNMLVTPSDRPEVADQFAANLVWFDEHALMPGRNYILRTATDQASATVTDLKHRIDINDFSHEAAKSLAMNEAGVVNISTRMPIAFDPFAQNRATGAFILIDPLTNATVGAGMILHGLRRAQNIHWQSLDVDRRARADLKHQKPVMLWFTGLSGSGKSTIANLLERKLHAAGRHTYLLDGDNVRHGLNRDLGFTEADRVENIRRVAEVGRLMVDAGLIVLVSFISPFRAERRMARELMPAGDFVEVFVDTPFEECARRDPKGLYARALKGEIKNFTGVDSPYEPPETPEIHLRTLGRSPEDMVEILDRWLAARHLGEETDGNGSGR, encoded by the coding sequence ATGCCGGAAAAGCGCGAGGGCGAGACGAGCGGCCGCGAGGACATCGCGGACGTGCGCGCCTATCTCGCCGCGCAGGAAAACAAGTCGCTGCTGCGCTTCCTGACCTGCGGCTCGGTCGACGACGGCAAGTCGACGCTGATCGGCCGCCTTCTCGCCGACACGCGCCAGATCTTCGAGGACCAGCTCGCCGCGCTGGCGCACGATTCGCGCCGCCACGGCACCACTGGCGACGAGGTGGATTTCGCCCTCCTGGTCGACGGCCTCGAGGCCGAGCGCGAGCAGGGCATCACCATCGACGTCGCCTATCGGTTCTTCGCGACGCCGGCCCGCAAGTTCATCGTCGCCGACACGCCCGGCCACGAGCAGTATACCCGCAACATGGCCACCGGCGCCTCGACCGCCGATCTCGCCATCGTCCTGATCGACGCCCGCCAGGGCGTCCTGCGCCAGACCCGGCGCCACACCGTCATCGCCTCGCTGCTCGGCATCCGCCACATCGTGCTCGCGGTCAACAAGATCGACCTCGTCGGCTTCGACCGCGGCGTGTTCGACCGGATCGTCGCCGACTATTGCGCATTCGCCGACGGGCTCGGCTTCTCCTCGATCCAGCCCGTCCCGCTCTCCGCCCGCTACGGCGACAATGTGTGCGACCGCTCGCAGCGCACACCCTGGTATGACGGCCCGACGCTGCTGTCGCATCTCGAAACCGTCCCGGTCGACGCGGAGGCCGCCGCGCTGCCGTTCCGCTTCCCGGTGCAGTATGTCAGCCGGCCGGACCTCGATTTCCGCGGCTTCGCCGGCACCATCGCCTCGGGCACCGTCGCGCCCGGCGATGGGGTCGTCGTCGCGAAGTCGGGCCTTGCCAGCCGGGTCAGGCGCATCGTCACCCATGACGGCGACCTCGACGTCGCCGTCGCCGGCCAGGCGGTGACGCTGGTGCTCGAGGACGAGGTGGAGGTCGCGCGCGGCAACATGCTGGTGACGCCGTCCGACCGGCCGGAGGTCGCCGACCAGTTCGCCGCCAATCTCGTCTGGTTCGACGAGCACGCGCTGATGCCCGGCCGCAACTATATCCTGCGCACGGCCACCGACCAGGCGAGCGCGACCGTCACCGATCTGAAGCACCGCATCGACATCAACGACTTCTCCCACGAGGCCGCCAAGTCGCTGGCGATGAACGAGGCTGGCGTCGTCAACATCTCGACGCGCATGCCGATCGCCTTCGACCCTTTCGCGCAGAACCGCGCGACCGGCGCCTTCATCCTCATCGACCCGCTGACCAACGCGACGGTCGGCGCCGGCATGATCCTGCACGGCCTGCGGCGGGCGCAGAACATCCACTGGCAGTCGCTGGACGTCGACAGGCGCGCCCGCGCCGACCTCAAGCACCAGAAGCCGGTGATGCTGTGGTTCACCGGCCTGTCGGGGTCCGGCAAGTCGACCATCGCCAACCTCCTGGAGCGCAAGCTGCACGCGGCCGGCCGCCACACCTACCTGCTCGACGGCGACAATGTGCGCCACGGGCTCAATCGCGACCTCGGCTTCACCGAGGCCGACCGGGTGGAGAACATCCGCCGCGTCGCCGAGGTCGGCAGGCTGATGGTCGATGCCGGCCTGATCGTGCTCGTCTCCTTCATCTCGCCGTTCCGGGCGGAGCGGCGGATGGCGCGCGAGCTGATGCCGGCGGGCGATTTCGTCGAGGTCTTCGTCGACACGCCGTTCGAGGAATGCGCCCGCCGCGATCCGAAGGGGCTTTATGCCCGCGCGCTGAAGGGCGAGATCAAGAACTTCACCGGCGTCGATTCCCCCTACGAGCCGCCGGAAACCCCGGAGATCCACCTGCGCACGCTCGGCCGCTCTCCCGAGGACATGGTCGAGATCCTAGACCGCTGGCTGGCGGCGCGCCATCTCGGCGAAGAGACGGACGGCAACGGCTCCGGCAGGTGA